The genomic window CGTTCCTCCATGTACTCGAAGAGGATGCTGAAATCGAGAATCGCGTTACGCACCCGCCGCCGGATACGGTTGCGCTTCTGTTTCTTCGAGTGATCCGTGTAGTCGGTCTTCCGACCGAGCAGGAAGTCGCGATCGGAGGGGGTGAGAATGCCGCGCGGTCGATCCGAGTCGGCCGCCGTCCGTAGGGACTCCGGCACGTCGTCCTGGCTCATACAGGACACACAGTCGGCCCGTGAATTAACGTTTCTGTTGCGGAGAACGTGATTATCACCGGACAGCTTCGTCCCTCGGGTCGGGTCTGCGCCGGAACGAACTGCGTTTGGCAGGGTGGAGCCGACGGCTCACGTCCGGAGCGTCTCGAACGTCTCGAGGACGCGCGGCCAGTGGTCGCGGTCCGCTTCGGCGTAGCCGTCCGCCGAGCCGCCCGTGACGAACTGCGCCGTTCGCTCGCGGTCGGCCGTCGGCAGATACGGGACGGTGATCGCGTGCCCCGCGTCCGGATACACCAGGTGCTCGTAGTCGCAGTCGTGACGCTCGAGTCGGTCGACCGCGATATCGTGGAGCCGCACGGAGTCCCACATACGGTCCGAACCGCCCGAGACGAGGAGCACCGGACCCGCGATCGACTCGACGGGGATCGTCGCCTCGGCGATCGTCCCCTCGTCGGCGTCTTCGAGCGACTGCGAGTAGCCGGGCTCCATCTCCATCGGCGGCCGCACGTCCCAGACCGAGTGATCGTCCGTGTAGGGGACGGACGAAACCGGCTCGTCGTCCGCCGTCCACGACGGGCCCGGCGGGAACTCCCGCCGTGAGATGCCCGCCCAGACGACGCCGCTCCCGTTGACCGAGACGACGGGCCCGACCGACTCGAGTCGGCTCCCGACGAGGAGCGCGAGTTCGCCGCCCTTCGACGTCCCGAACAGCCCCACGTCGGGGCCGCGAACGCCGTCCCGTTCGCGCACCGACTCGACGGCGTTCTCGACGGACTCGAGTGGCACCGCCACGAGTTCCGTCGGGAGGTTCTCGCGTCGACCCTGCCAGTCGAAGTACTGCAACGCGAGCGCGGCGAACCCGTGCGACGCCAGCAACTGCGCGATCCCGTCGGCGGGTTCCCCGCTCGATCCGTGGAGTACGATCACCGCCGGCGCCGGTTCCTTCCCCGGCGGCTCGTAGAGCCGGCCGACGAACGACTCGCCGTCCACCGGTTCGGACTCGACTCCCGGGCCGCCGAACTCGCGTTCGATCGTCGTCGAACCGAGCGGTTCTCCGTCGCGTTCGACGCGGACGGTCAGTTCGTCGCCGTCGCGTTCGGGTTCGTACGGGTCCGACCCCTCGGCCGGCGTCGCTCGCTGGACGAGTTCGATCACGCCACCCGTTATCTCGCCGTCCGCAGACGTCGCGGACTCGAGGTCGAGTGTCCCCGCCGGCGTGTCGTAGGTCGCGCTCGCTGCCCAATCGCGGCCGCTCCGGTCCGTCAGCGAGACCCGGATATCGACGGTTTCGACGGGAACGTCCGTGATCGTGAGGTCGATCCGCTCGTCGACCGAAACCGCGGTCGGACCTTCGAATCCGACGTCCGTTCCGGCTCCTTCGTTCGCGCCTTCCCGCTCGGTCGGAGCAGACGCGCCGTCGTCGCGTTCCGCTTCTCCAGTCATGCGTTACGGGACAGTGTACCGCCGGTCGCCCAATAGGTGTTCGGAGAAATACATTTCGGTAAGCGATCTTCGAGAAGGATATTTCAGTCCCGGATTTGATACGAACACCGACGTTCCCGACGAAGATGGCTACCGAACGACAGGTCGATGTCGGTCGCTCGCGATGGGAGCGTATGGACGGAGACGTGGATCCGGAGGCGGTCGCGGAGAGCCTCTCCGCGCTGGCCAACCCGTTACGGGTTCGAATACTGCTGGCGCTCGCGGAGACGCGCCGGCCGAATTGGGACCATCGGGGCATGAGTTACAGCGATCTCCGGTCGGCGGTGGACGTCGAGGACGGCGGACGGTTCAACTATCACGTCAACGAACTCCGCGATCGGTTCGTCCGGAGGGAGGAGGGACGGTACTGGTTGACCACCGCCGGGTCGCGCGTCGTGGACGAGATCTACGCCCGGACCTTCTCGGGCGGTCACGAGTCGGTCTCGGGACCGCTCGAGTGGACGTGTCCGGCCGGCGGGAAGCGACTCGAGGCCGCGGTCGATAACGGCGTCATCACCGCGTCGTGTCCGGAGCACGGCGTCCTGTTCGACATGATGCTCTCGTTCGGTTCGCCCCGAAACCGCGACCCCGACGAACTGTTCGCGTGGGCCAACCGTCGGGCGCTGTGGTATCTCGAGTCCGTCTCCTGGGACGTGTGTCCCCACTGTGCGGGACGCTTCGGTGAGGCGACGATCACGACCCACAGTCCGGAGCCGGGGAGCCGGCTGGAAACGTTCGGGTTGGATGCCTCGACGCTAGTGATGGCCGAGATGCGCTGTCGACAGTGCGGCGTCTCGTTCCGGATTCCCGCGTTCTACTACGCGCTGACGCGGGCGCCGACCGTCGCGTTCCTGCACGACCACGGCATCGACTACCGGACGCCCGAACTGGAGTACGGATCGACCGCGTGGGACTGCGAGAGCGAGGCGCTCGAGGACGGCGTGTTGGTTCGGTTCGAGATCGACGGCGACCGGTTCGAGATCGAACTGGACGGCGCGCTCGATACCCGGACGTACCGACGCGCGTCGGCGACCGAGGACCAGTGACTGGTCTCGCAGAAGCCGTCCAGTCCGTCCGCGACGTCGCGAATCGGTTCGGTAGCTCGATCTACCTCAGACCGGCCGTCGGGAGAGTTCGATCGCGGTCTCGGCCAGCACCGAGACGCCGATCTCGAGGCTCTCCTCGTCGACGTCGAACGTCGGCGTGTGGTGGTTCGTCGGGTGATCCGTGCCGACGAGCACGTACGACGCGAGGCCGCCGTCGTCCTGCACGCGGTCCATGAGGTACGTGACGTCCTCGCTGACGCCGAACTCCGTCGACGGCACGACGCGCTCGACGCCGTCGACCTCGCGAGCGACTCCCCCGACGAGGTCTCGGAGCGCGGGATGGCTGTCGGCTCGCGGCGACTCGCTGATGACCCGCGGCGTGACGTCGCAGTCGTGCATCTCCGCCGCGGCGTAGCAGACCCGCTCGAGCTCCGTGCGCATGTACTCCATCAGGCCCGTGGTCTCGCCGCGGACTTCGGCTTCCATCGTGATCTCCTCGGCGATGACGTTGCTCGCGGTACCGCCCTCGATGTGGCCGACGTTGACTCGAGTCATCCCGTCGCTGTGCCTGGGGATCGCGTAGGCGTTCTGGATCGCGGTCGCGGCCGCCTGCATCGCGTTGCCCCCCTCGTTGGGTGCCTTCCCCGCGTGAGCGCTCGCGCCCTCGAAGGTCGCCGTCAGGTGGGCCATCGCCAGCGGCTTCTCCACGCCGGCGACGATCTCGCCGGTGGGGTGGTCGAGGCCGACGTGGACCGCCAGCAGGTAGTCGACGTCGTCGAGGTAGCCGCCCTCGGCCATCGCCTTCCCGCCGCCGGAGATCTCCTCGGCGGGCTGGAAGAACACCGTCAGCGTTCCCGAGAACTCACCGCTGTCCCGAACGGCCTCGATCGTCCCGAGGGCCATCGCGATGTGGGCGTCGTGGCCGCAGGCGTGCATGTAGCCGTCGTGTTCCGAGCGAAATCCTTCCGCGACCGGTCGGTGGTCGTCGGCCGTCGACTCCGTCATCGAGATCGCGTCGAGATCGACGCGCAGTCCCACGTTCGGTCCCTCGCCGCACTCGACGACCGCGACGACGCCCGTGTGACCGCCCGCGGTTCGCTCGAGGACGTCCTCGCGAACCCCCGCCTCGCGCGCCCGCTCGATCCAGGGCTCGAGTTCCTCGTCGTCGGGCACGGCCATGCGGTCGTCGGTCGCCAGCGCCTCCCGCCCGACGGCGATCTCGTCGACGCCGAGTCGCTCGAGTTCGTCGACGATCCGGGCAGTCGTCTTGAACTCCCGCCAGCCGGGTTCCGGATGACGGTGGAACGCCCGCCGGAGGTCGGACAGCCTGGTTCGCACGTCGTAGGACATTCTTGCCGGTACTAGGCGCGGGAGATACTTAACCGTAGTCAACGATCGTTTATCGGTTACGCAGTATCAATTGAAAACCGATCGCCACGGCGGGAACCGGGTGGGGAATCGGAACGCTACTCAGCCGACGTACGCCGTCGCGTCCATCTCGACGCGGACGTCCTCGGGGAGCCGCGAGACCTCCACGCAGACGCGGGCCGGCGGTTCGTCGCCGAACCGCGCGCCGTAGGCCTCGTTGACCCGCTCGTAGTCCTCGAGGTCGGTCAGATAGACGGTCACCTTGACGACGTCCTCGAGGCCGTCACCGCCGGCGTCGTCGACGACGGCGGCGATGTTCTCGAGGACGCGGTCCGTCTGATCCCGGATGTCGCCTTCGACGGGCTCGCCCGTCTCGGGGTCGACGGGCCCGTAGCCGGAGACGTAGCACGTGTCGCCGGCCAGCACGCCCTGCGAGTAGGGGTTGTCGGTGCTCGGTGCGCCGTCGGTCTCGATGGGGTCGGTGTCTGCCATGGTGACTCGAGTGGAGGTGGATCGGATTCGGCTCAGGCGGCCCGTTTCGCTTCCGCGGTCGCGTGCTCGATCGCTTCGACGACGACGTCCAGCGCGGTCTCCGCGAGGTCGCGGGTGAGCACGAGCGGCGGGAGGAACCGCAGGACGTTGCCCGTCCGGCCGGCCGTCCAGACGAGGACGCCGTGCTCGAAACAGTACTGCTGGATCGCGTCGACGAGGTCGCCGTCGGGCCGGCCGTCCGCGTCGACGAACTCGGCGCCGATGAACAGTCCCTTGCCGCGGACCTCGGCGAGTCGGTCGGTCTCGTCGGCCGCTTCCCGGAGCCGTCCCTGGATGTACTCGCCGAGGTCGCGAGCGTGGGCGAGCAGGTCGCGGT from Haloterrigena sp. KLK7 includes these protein-coding regions:
- a CDS encoding Rid family detoxifying hydrolase → MADTDPIETDGAPSTDNPYSQGVLAGDTCYVSGYGPVDPETGEPVEGDIRDQTDRVLENIAAVVDDAGGDGLEDVVKVTVYLTDLEDYERVNEAYGARFGDEPPARVCVEVSRLPEDVRVEMDATAYVG
- a CDS encoding amidohydrolase, translating into MSYDVRTRLSDLRRAFHRHPEPGWREFKTTARIVDELERLGVDEIAVGREALATDDRMAVPDDEELEPWIERAREAGVREDVLERTAGGHTGVVAVVECGEGPNVGLRVDLDAISMTESTADDHRPVAEGFRSEHDGYMHACGHDAHIAMALGTIEAVRDSGEFSGTLTVFFQPAEEISGGGKAMAEGGYLDDVDYLLAVHVGLDHPTGEIVAGVEKPLAMAHLTATFEGASAHAGKAPNEGGNAMQAAATAIQNAYAIPRHSDGMTRVNVGHIEGGTASNVIAEEITMEAEVRGETTGLMEYMRTELERVCYAAAEMHDCDVTPRVISESPRADSHPALRDLVGGVAREVDGVERVVPSTEFGVSEDVTYLMDRVQDDGGLASYVLVGTDHPTNHHTPTFDVDEESLEIGVSVLAETAIELSRRPV
- a CDS encoding acyl-CoA thioester hydrolase/BAAT C-terminal domain-containing protein, producing MTGEAERDDGASAPTEREGANEGAGTDVGFEGPTAVSVDERIDLTITDVPVETVDIRVSLTDRSGRDWAASATYDTPAGTLDLESATSADGEITGGVIELVQRATPAEGSDPYEPERDGDELTVRVERDGEPLGSTTIEREFGGPGVESEPVDGESFVGRLYEPPGKEPAPAVIVLHGSSGEPADGIAQLLASHGFAALALQYFDWQGRRENLPTELVAVPLESVENAVESVRERDGVRGPDVGLFGTSKGGELALLVGSRLESVGPVVSVNGSGVVWAGISRREFPPGPSWTADDEPVSSVPYTDDHSVWDVRPPMEMEPGYSQSLEDADEGTIAEATIPVESIAGPVLLVSGGSDRMWDSVRLHDIAVDRLERHDCDYEHLVYPDAGHAITVPYLPTADRERTAQFVTGGSADGYAEADRDHWPRVLETFETLRT
- a CDS encoding winged helix-turn-helix domain-containing protein, translating into MDGDVDPEAVAESLSALANPLRVRILLALAETRRPNWDHRGMSYSDLRSAVDVEDGGRFNYHVNELRDRFVRREEGRYWLTTAGSRVVDEIYARTFSGGHESVSGPLEWTCPAGGKRLEAAVDNGVITASCPEHGVLFDMMLSFGSPRNRDPDELFAWANRRALWYLESVSWDVCPHCAGRFGEATITTHSPEPGSRLETFGLDASTLVMAEMRCRQCGVSFRIPAFYYALTRAPTVAFLHDHGIDYRTPELEYGSTAWDCESEALEDGVLVRFEIDGDRFEIELDGALDTRTYRRASATEDQ